The following proteins come from a genomic window of Candidatus Bathyarchaeota archaeon:
- the purS gene encoding phosphoribosylformylglycinamidine synthase subunit PurS has translation MIYIVRVGYKNENFDPLGRILKSDILDLGFSNLENIRSMPTYWIESETLNIDIEKICKELLIDEIIQDYWINEEKNEWCKGFNWIVEVNFKPGVTDPVADSVKKGIETIGVFNVKNVKTGMTYLLKGNLSEDDVKIICNKCLANPIIHNYKIIKIMKY, from the coding sequence ATGATTTATATAGTTAGAGTTGGCTATAAAAATGAAAATTTCGATCCTTTAGGTAGGATTTTAAAAAGTGATATTTTAGATTTAGGTTTTTCAAATTTAGAAAATATTCGTTCTATGCCTACATATTGGATTGAAAGTGAAACTTTAAATATTGACATTGAAAAGATTTGTAAAGAACTTTTAATTGATGAAATAATTCAAGATTATTGGATTAATGAAGAAAAAAATGAATGGTGCAAAGGGTTTAACTGGATTGTTGAGGTGAATTTTAAACCTGGCGTAACAGATCCTGTTGCTGACAGCGTTAAAAAAGGTATAGAAACAATAGGAGTATTTAATGTTAAAAACGTTAAAACAGGGATGACTTATCTTTTAAAGGGGAATCTTTCGGAAGATGATGTAAAAATTATTTGCAACAAATGTTTAGCTAACCCAATAATTCATAACTATAAAATTATTAAAATAATGAAATATTAA
- a CDS encoding EamA family transporter: MFPNWLFWSLIGLILWGFWGYTSKLAAEHAGWSRSIIFFGLGVMLSTLILTIILTKKFSTALTVLNKGSFYALASGITCLLGAAAVYIALEEGKAALVIPFTALYPLITIILSIILLKEKIGLMQGFGVILAIIAMFLLSK; the protein is encoded by the coding sequence ATGTTTCCAAATTGGCTATTTTGGTCTTTAATAGGGTTAATTCTTTGGGGCTTCTGGGGTTACACAAGTAAATTAGCAGCTGAACATGCAGGATGGAGTCGTTCAATAATCTTTTTTGGGTTAGGAGTAATGTTATCTACATTAATTTTAACTATAATATTAACAAAAAAATTTTCCACAGCTTTAACGGTTTTAAATAAAGGTTCATTTTATGCTTTAGCTTCTGGAATTACTTGTTTATTAGGAGCTGCTGCTGTTTATATAGCTCTTGAAGAAGGAAAAGCAGCTTTAGTAATTCCATTTACAGCTTTATATCCTTTAATTACAATTATACTTTCTATAATTTTGCTTAAAGAAAAAATTGGTTTAATGCAAGGTTTTGGAGTAATTCTCGCTATAATAGCTATGTTTCTACTGAGTAAATAA
- the purL gene encoding phosphoribosylformylglycinamidine synthase subunit PurL, which produces MKVEEIKILNAGNAELLEISKKYMLSLSLDEMKAIQKYFKRKKRNPTDVELNTIAQTWSEHCYHKTFKGTIIFNGKRINGLLKSYIIKVTKKLNKPWCLVVFSDNAGIVKFNEEYSIAFKVETHNHPTALDPYGGAGTGTGGVFRDIMGVSAKPILSTNVLFFGPLDYPYEKLPKGVMHPKRLMKGAVAGIRDYGNKMGVPTANGAIGFDEGYLCNPLVYAGCVGILPTKKYIKNPKPGDLILLVGGKTGRDGIHGVTFASLELTSESEQVAIGAVQIGNPIIEKKVLDALIKARDKEKKPLYSAVTDCGGGGLSSAIGEMGKNLGAIVDLDKVPLKYAGLAPWEIWISESQERMILAVPKRNLKKILNVFNEEECEATVIGEFTNNRKLILRFNGEIVGELDMNFLHKGIPKIKRVAKWEKTIYPEPKIKEKKDFTEDLKMILSDPNVASKEWVIRQYDHEVQAHTIIKPLCGVGEGPSDACVLKPLENSWRGIVVSNGVNPRYSIDPYNMALSVIDEAIRNNVCCGGRRIALLDNFSWGNPEKEDRLGQLVYAVKGCYDGALGFETPFISGKDSLYNEYTSETGESFSIPPTLLISAIGIIPDVRKAVTMDVKEAGNYIYIIGETKDELGGSYYYKLYGSKGGFVPTVNPKKAKKAYESLLKAIDKGLIKACHDCSEGGLAVAAAEMAFAGDLGMEIQLKNVPAINLNRDDKILFSESNSRILVEVPESKEKEFKKIMQGNTYAKIGKITKTRDFIIYGLNGNPVIEDKINSLRNAWKKPLSWWNI; this is translated from the coding sequence ATGAAAGTTGAAGAAATCAAAATCCTTAATGCAGGAAATGCTGAACTTTTAGAAATAAGCAAGAAATACATGCTTTCTTTAAGCTTAGATGAAATGAAAGCTATACAAAAATATTTTAAACGGAAAAAAAGAAACCCAACAGATGTAGAATTAAATACAATAGCTCAAACTTGGTCTGAGCATTGTTATCATAAAACTTTTAAAGGAACAATAATTTTTAATGGCAAAAGAATAAATGGTTTATTAAAATCTTATATTATAAAGGTTACTAAGAAACTTAATAAACCCTGGTGTCTCGTCGTTTTTTCTGATAACGCTGGAATAGTAAAGTTTAATGAAGAATACAGTATAGCTTTTAAAGTTGAAACACATAATCATCCAACTGCGTTAGATCCTTATGGTGGAGCTGGAACAGGAACTGGAGGCGTTTTTAGAGATATAATGGGTGTAAGTGCTAAACCCATTCTTTCAACAAACGTTTTATTTTTCGGTCCTTTAGATTATCCTTATGAAAAGCTCCCTAAAGGAGTTATGCATCCTAAAAGATTGATGAAAGGTGCTGTAGCTGGAATAAGAGATTACGGAAACAAAATGGGGGTTCCAACAGCTAATGGAGCTATAGGTTTCGATGAAGGTTACTTATGTAACCCTTTAGTTTATGCAGGTTGCGTTGGAATTCTTCCAACAAAAAAATATATTAAAAATCCTAAGCCTGGAGACTTAATTCTTCTTGTTGGTGGAAAAACAGGTAGAGATGGAATTCATGGCGTAACATTTGCTTCTTTAGAGTTAACTTCTGAATCAGAGCAGGTAGCTATTGGAGCTGTTCAAATAGGAAATCCAATAATTGAAAAAAAGGTTTTAGACGCCTTAATTAAAGCTAGGGATAAAGAAAAAAAACCTCTTTATTCAGCTGTTACAGATTGTGGCGGGGGTGGATTATCTTCAGCTATAGGTGAAATGGGGAAAAACCTTGGGGCTATAGTTGATTTAGATAAGGTTCCATTAAAATATGCAGGTTTAGCTCCATGGGAAATTTGGATATCTGAATCTCAAGAAAGAATGATTTTAGCTGTTCCTAAAAGAAACTTAAAGAAAATACTGAATGTATTTAATGAGGAAGAATGTGAAGCTACAGTTATTGGTGAATTTACAAATAACCGCAAATTGATATTAAGATTTAATGGTGAAATTGTTGGAGAGCTGGATATGAATTTTCTTCATAAAGGGATACCTAAAATAAAAAGAGTTGCTAAATGGGAAAAAACTATTTATCCAGAACCAAAAATTAAAGAAAAAAAAGATTTTACTGAAGATTTAAAAATGATTTTAAGCGATCCTAATGTTGCTAGTAAAGAATGGGTTATTCGCCAATATGATCATGAAGTTCAAGCTCATACAATTATTAAACCTTTATGTGGTGTTGGTGAAGGACCAAGTGATGCATGCGTTTTGAAGCCTTTAGAAAACAGTTGGAGAGGGATAGTTGTTTCTAATGGTGTTAATCCAAGATATTCTATTGATCCTTATAATATGGCTCTTTCAGTTATAGATGAAGCTATAAGGAATAATGTATGTTGTGGTGGAAGAAGAATAGCGCTTTTAGATAATTTTAGTTGGGGAAATCCTGAAAAAGAAGATAGGCTTGGTCAATTAGTTTATGCAGTTAAAGGTTGTTATGATGGAGCTTTAGGATTTGAAACACCATTTATTTCTGGAAAAGATAGCTTATATAATGAATATACAAGTGAGACTGGAGAATCTTTTTCTATACCACCAACTTTGCTTATATCAGCTATAGGAATAATCCCTGATGTAAGAAAAGCTGTTACAATGGATGTTAAAGAAGCTGGAAACTACATTTATATTATTGGAGAAACAAAAGATGAATTAGGGGGATCATATTATTATAAACTTTATGGTTCTAAAGGTGGTTTTGTTCCAACAGTTAACCCTAAAAAAGCTAAAAAAGCTTATGAATCACTTTTAAAAGCTATTGATAAAGGTTTAATTAAAGCTTGTCATGATTGTTCAGAAGGAGGTTTAGCTGTAGCAGCTGCTGAAATGGCTTTTGCAGGGGATTTAGGAATGGAAATTCAATTAAAAAATGTTCCAGCAATAAACTTAAATAGAGATGATAAAATTCTTTTTTCAGAGTCTAACAGTAGAATTTTAGTTGAAGTTCCAGAATCAAAAGAAAAAGAATTTAAAAAGATAATGCAAGGAAATACTTATGCTAAAATAGGTAAAATAACCAAAACAAGAGATTTTATAATTTATGGGTTAAACGGTAATCCGGTGATTGAGGATAAAATTAACTCATTAAGAAATGCATGGAAAAAACCATTAAGCTGGTGGAACATTTAA
- the purQ gene encoding phosphoribosylformylglycinamidine synthase subunit PurQ: MNKNVKVAVVRVAGTNCEIETAYAFKLAGAKPEIIHMNEFYKKRKNLEEYQVLAFPGGFSYGDDIAAAKLWANEIKYKLKKEVQQFVEEGKPVIGICNGFQVLVKTGLLPAFEEPMKKQEATLAFNNIGLYHDRWVYLKPESKKCIFTKNLNKIIFLPVAHAEGKFVINEEGLKKLEENNQIVFRYVNDKGELAGFPWNPNGSIGNIAGICNPEGNILGLMPHPERFIHKWMHPLWTKLNSLPKEGDGLIIFKNAVEYAAKKF, encoded by the coding sequence ATGAATAAAAACGTTAAAGTTGCTGTAGTTAGAGTTGCTGGAACAAACTGTGAAATTGAAACAGCTTACGCTTTTAAACTTGCAGGTGCTAAACCAGAAATAATTCATATGAATGAATTTTATAAAAAAAGAAAGAATCTTGAAGAGTATCAAGTATTAGCTTTTCCAGGGGGCTTCTCTTATGGAGATGATATAGCAGCAGCTAAACTTTGGGCGAATGAAATAAAATATAAACTTAAAAAAGAGGTTCAACAATTTGTTGAAGAAGGTAAACCAGTTATAGGGATATGTAATGGCTTTCAAGTTTTAGTTAAAACAGGTTTGCTCCCAGCTTTTGAGGAACCAATGAAGAAACAAGAAGCTACATTAGCTTTTAACAATATAGGTTTGTACCATGATAGATGGGTTTATTTAAAACCTGAAAGTAAAAAATGTATTTTTACAAAAAACTTAAACAAAATAATTTTTTTACCAGTTGCCCATGCTGAAGGAAAATTCGTAATAAACGAAGAAGGTTTAAAAAAACTTGAAGAAAACAATCAAATAGTTTTTAGATATGTTAATGATAAAGGTGAGTTAGCAGGTTTCCCTTGGAATCCAAACGGTTCAATAGGAAACATAGCTGGAATATGCAATCCTGAAGGAAACATTTTAGGTTTAATGCCTCATCCAGAAAGGTTTATTCATAAATGGATGCATCCATTATGGACGAAACTTAATTCGTTACCTAAAGAAGGGGATGGCTTAATTATATTTAAAAACGCTGTTGAATATGCTGCAAAAAAATTTTAG
- a CDS encoding DUF2029 domain-containing protein — MIKKIDKNLIELLIALTMIFSFSIWEHMPNIIPNHYSDITSVFWREGIGQGVHAIPYINFIFEYPVIVGMLVYLCSFIARSFTSSFSLAMVYYTFLMDIILYLFTIGTIIIVYKIVVFINGDKSRIWKYFLIMPSFIMFVVYNWDIIAVFFTVLSLYFFLIEKKFKAAVAIGLGVASKVYPALLLPVYMLEVKNWRERFALILIALGTFIILNAPFIALNFNGWLQTWLYHASWGIEDSWLIFFFNQMDPKAHYVALAVLIYLVYKALLETSKKFYSFKNERVIERSFLMKLAWLFGNYVVTPQMALMLLPFYVLIPFLPAALIYLSEVLNALIIVLWFTPELNLGNPLVASSPVQWISAFRQIIWLTLFIYVIFREKTRFLIKKLFERVKS; from the coding sequence ATGATTAAGAAAATTGATAAAAATTTAATTGAGCTTTTAATTGCTTTAACAATGATTTTTTCTTTTAGTATTTGGGAGCATATGCCAAATATTATACCTAACCATTATAGTGATATAACGAGTGTTTTCTGGAGAGAAGGGATAGGTCAAGGAGTTCATGCAATCCCTTATATCAATTTTATATTTGAATATCCTGTGATAGTGGGAATGCTTGTTTATTTATGTAGTTTCATTGCTAGAAGCTTTACTTCAAGTTTTTCATTAGCAATGGTTTATTACACGTTTTTAATGGATATAATACTTTATTTATTTACTATAGGCACAATAATAATTGTTTATAAAATTGTAGTATTTATTAATGGTGATAAAAGTAGGATTTGGAAGTACTTTCTTATAATGCCCTCTTTCATAATGTTTGTTGTTTATAATTGGGATATAATTGCTGTGTTTTTTACGGTTTTATCGCTTTACTTTTTTTTAATAGAAAAAAAGTTTAAAGCAGCTGTAGCTATAGGTTTAGGGGTTGCAAGCAAAGTTTATCCAGCTCTTCTTTTACCCGTTTACATGCTTGAGGTTAAAAACTGGAGAGAAAGGTTTGCTTTAATTTTAATAGCTTTAGGAACATTCATAATTTTAAATGCACCTTTTATTGCTTTAAATTTTAATGGTTGGCTTCAAACATGGCTTTATCACGCTTCATGGGGTATTGAAGATTCATGGTTAATCTTCTTTTTTAATCAAATGGATCCTAAAGCACATTATGTTGCTTTAGCAGTTTTAATATACTTGGTTTATAAGGCACTTTTAGAAACAAGCAAAAAATTTTATAGTTTTAAAAATGAAAGAGTTATTGAAAGAAGTTTTTTAATGAAGTTAGCATGGCTTTTCGGGAATTATGTTGTAACACCTCAAATGGCTTTGATGCTTCTTCCATTTTATGTTTTAATACCTTTTCTTCCAGCAGCATTAATATATTTAAGTGAAGTTTTAAATGCATTAATAATTGTTTTATGGTTTACACCAGAGTTGAATTTGGGTAATCCTTTAGTGGCTTCAAGTCCAGTTCAATGGATTTCAGCTTTTAGACAAATTATTTGGTTAACTTTATTTATTTACGTTATATTCAGAGAGAAAACAAGATTTTTAATAAAGAAACTTTTTGAAAGAGTAAAATCATAA
- a CDS encoding TIGR04084 family radical SAM/SPASM domain-containing protein yields MQFYVTLTLNCNLKCYYCYGKCCEDFGVKLEGLEVDDSLPTTIKYDVSQLKNFLKNDDDLTIIFYGGEPLLQIDKMKLIMDEVPAKRFILQTNGLLLNNLEKKYVEKFHTILVSIDGNEKLTDYYRGKGVYKKIIENLKLLKDKGFKGELIARMTVSDATEDVYRQVLWLLFNPNYQFKSIHWQLDALFWRNDFKKRNFLKWVLEKYNPQVNKLIEFWVKHMEKYGKVLKIYPFIGLVKSMLLKEKTKLRCGAGWTTFNIQTDGNITPCPVMAGIKNFYLGNIWDTTPKKLKNAIINYDKPCNECSFLNLCGGRCLYANITKLWGEEGFKQVCLTVKNLIITLKKALPKIKKLISKGRINLEDFHYQKFNSCEIIP; encoded by the coding sequence ATGCAATTTTACGTTACGTTAACTTTAAATTGCAATTTAAAATGCTATTACTGTTATGGTAAATGCTGCGAAGATTTTGGAGTTAAACTTGAAGGTTTAGAGGTGGATGATTCATTACCAACAACAATAAAATATGATGTTTCTCAACTTAAAAACTTCCTTAAAAACGATGATGATTTAACAATTATTTTTTATGGTGGAGAACCTTTACTTCAAATTGATAAAATGAAGTTAATTATGGATGAAGTCCCTGCAAAAAGGTTTATTCTTCAAACAAATGGTTTACTCTTAAATAATCTCGAAAAAAAGTATGTTGAGAAGTTTCACACAATTTTAGTTTCTATTGATGGAAATGAAAAATTAACAGATTACTATAGGGGAAAAGGAGTTTACAAAAAAATTATTGAAAACTTAAAGTTACTTAAGGATAAAGGTTTTAAAGGAGAATTAATCGCGAGAATGACTGTTTCAGATGCAACTGAAGATGTTTATAGACAGGTGCTTTGGCTTCTATTCAACCCAAATTATCAATTTAAATCTATTCATTGGCAGCTTGATGCGCTTTTCTGGAGAAATGACTTTAAAAAAAGGAATTTTCTTAAATGGGTTCTAGAAAAATATAATCCTCAAGTTAATAAGCTTATAGAATTTTGGGTTAAACATATGGAAAAATATGGTAAAGTGCTTAAAATTTACCCTTTTATAGGTTTAGTAAAATCTATGCTTTTAAAAGAAAAAACTAAACTTAGATGTGGCGCAGGTTGGACCACATTTAATATTCAAACAGATGGAAATATAACTCCATGCCCAGTTATGGCTGGAATAAAAAATTTTTATTTAGGAAATATTTGGGATACAACACCTAAAAAACTTAAAAATGCTATAATTAATTATGATAAACCATGTAATGAATGCTCATTCCTAAATTTATGTGGCGGAAGATGCTTATACGCTAATATAACGAAACTTTGGGGTGAAGAAGGATTTAAACAAGTGTGCTTAACAGTTAAAAATCTTATAATTACGTTAAAAAAAGCTTTACCTAAAATTAAAAAGCTTATTTCAAAAGGAAGAATAAACCTAGAGGATTTTCATTACCAAAAATTCAACAGCTGCGAAATAATTCCATAA